From Klebsiella electrica, the proteins below share one genomic window:
- a CDS encoding YccF domain-containing protein has protein sequence MRTILNILNFILGGFATTLGWLLATLVSIILIFTLPLTRSCWEITRLSLLPYGNEAIHVDELEPQGKNSLLNAGGTILNILWFLFFGWWLCLMHIFSGIAQCLTIIGIPVGIANFKIAAIALWPVGRRVVSVETARAAREANARRRFQ, from the coding sequence ATGCGTACCATTCTGAATATTTTGAACTTTATCCTTGGCGGTTTCGCCACCACGCTGGGATGGCTGCTGGCAACGCTGGTCAGCATCATCCTGATCTTCACCCTGCCATTAACCCGCTCATGCTGGGAAATTACCCGTCTCTCCTTGCTGCCTTACGGTAATGAAGCTATTCATGTCGATGAACTTGAACCGCAAGGCAAAAATAGCCTGCTGAATGCCGGCGGCACGATTCTGAATATTTTGTGGTTTCTCTTTTTCGGCTGGTGGCTGTGCCTGATGCATATTTTCAGCGGTATCGCCCAATGCCTGACTATCATCGGCATCCCGGTCGGTATTGCCAATTTTAAAATTGCCGCTATTGCATTATGGCCGGTGGGACGTAGAGTGGTTTCTGTCGAAACGGCTCGTGCAGCGCGTGAAGCGAATGCGCGTCGTCGCTTTCAGTAA